A section of the Cylindrospermum stagnale PCC 7417 genome encodes:
- a CDS encoding arsenic resistance protein produces the protein MSLTEKLQSVFVIIAILIGLMLGQIKWVEENAVSLIVPSLMVMLYGVFLNIPLNRLGQAFQNYKMTGLILGMNFIWTPVFVWGLGAIFLRDSPDLWVGLIMLMVTPCTDWYLIFTGIAKGNVALATAFLPWNMILQVVLLPVYLLVFVGKLVQIDTAIFLESIALVLVVPMLLAFIAKWLIPKVNGFWREIPLKIAAGQTLFLCLAITAVFASQGQTLIQRPDVLLKMLPLILIFYVITFLLTQVISRFGNFSYEDFACFSCTTLARNSPLALAIATSVFPDRPLITLVLAIEPLIELPVMVLVSQLLLFLRRKGRYSQMEK, from the coding sequence ATGAGTTTGACTGAAAAACTTCAATCTGTATTTGTCATCATTGCCATCTTAATTGGGCTGATGTTGGGACAAATCAAATGGGTTGAGGAAAATGCTGTATCTTTGATTGTTCCATCCTTGATGGTCATGCTCTATGGGGTATTTCTAAATATTCCACTTAATCGTTTAGGTCAGGCATTTCAAAACTACAAGATGACCGGACTTATTTTGGGAATGAACTTTATTTGGACACCTGTTTTTGTTTGGGGATTGGGAGCTATTTTCCTACGGGACTCTCCCGATCTTTGGGTTGGGCTAATTATGCTGATGGTCACACCTTGTACTGACTGGTATCTCATTTTTACAGGGATTGCCAAAGGAAATGTTGCTTTAGCTACAGCTTTCCTTCCTTGGAATATGATCTTGCAAGTGGTTCTCCTACCCGTCTATCTGTTAGTTTTTGTTGGAAAATTGGTGCAGATTGATACAGCGATTTTTCTCGAAAGCATTGCACTGGTTTTAGTTGTTCCTATGCTTTTAGCGTTTATCGCTAAGTGGTTAATACCAAAGGTAAACGGGTTTTGGCGTGAAATTCCACTGAAAATAGCAGCAGGGCAAACGCTATTTCTGTGTTTGGCAATTACAGCGGTATTTGCCTCGCAGGGGCAAACCCTAATTCAGCGTCCAGATGTACTGCTAAAAATGTTACCACTTATCCTTATTTTCTATGTAATTACCTTTTTGCTGACTCAAGTAATCTCACGATTCGGCAACTTTAGTTACGAGGATTTTGCTTGTTTCAGTTGTACAACACTTGCACGCAATTCACCCCTTGCATTAGCGATCGCTACATCTGTTTTTCCTGATCGTCCTTTGATTACCCTTGTTTTGGCTATTGAACCACTTATCGAACTGCCTGTCATGGTGCTAGTCTCCCAGTTGTTGCTCTTTCTGCGTCGTAAAGGGCGGTATTCTCAGATGGAGAAATAG